The Bacteroidota bacterium genome contains a region encoding:
- a CDS encoding T9SS type A sorting domain-containing protein — translation MINLDKKLKSYSLLATGVLAFGGVQAQIQYTDIEPDSVINRNETMLINMNNGGKAEFKIQNTFSSSVSSGSSSIYNLLTLTPVDSNEFLGIQSNIVTSSSSSTYLFVPSVLGANDNIGPSESYWTDNSYGILYANVKYAYGSYSFNVKAGKWLNEEDAYAGVRFLFQGDSIWHYGWIRLSVPNDSTIIVKDFAYESHAGKAIKAGQTYSAVEEKGKDFKLFTASKNLIIANNEENAMVLIYNTSGQLMVNRELNQGKNQIDLNHFVSGYYIVKIQYKDGVFTEKVLVK, via the coding sequence ATGATTAATCTAGATAAAAAATTAAAATCCTATTCTCTTTTGGCAACAGGTGTATTGGCATTTGGAGGTGTTCAGGCACAAATTCAATATACTGATATTGAACCTGATTCTGTAATAAACAGAAATGAAACCATGTTGATTAATATGAATAATGGTGGAAAGGCAGAGTTTAAAATCCAAAATACTTTTTCTTCATCGGTTAGTAGTGGATCTAGTTCAATTTATAACCTTTTGACACTTACTCCTGTTGATTCGAATGAGTTTTTGGGAATTCAATCAAATATTGTTACTTCAAGCTCATCATCAACCTATTTGTTTGTCCCTTCTGTTTTAGGAGCAAATGACAATATTGGTCCTAGTGAAAGCTATTGGACAGATAATTCCTATGGTATTTTATATGCAAACGTTAAATATGCATATGGCTCCTATAGTTTTAATGTAAAAGCAGGTAAATGGTTGAATGAGGAGGATGCCTATGCTGGTGTTAGGTTTTTGTTTCAGGGAGATAGTATTTGGCATTATGGCTGGATCAGGCTTTCTGTTCCTAATGACTCAACAATAATTGTTAAAGATTTTGCTTATGAATCTCATGCTGGCAAAGCTATTAAGGCAGGCCAAACCTATTCAGCAGTGGAGGAAAAGGGAAAAGATTTCAAGCTATTTACAGCATCCAAAAACCTGATTATTGCTAATAATGAAGAAAATGCAATGGTATTAATTTATAATACTTCAGGTCAGCTAATGGTTAACCGAGAATTGAATCAGGGGAAAAATCAAATTGACCTTAATCACTTTGTAAGTGGATATTATATTGTAAAAATTCAATATAAAGATGGAGTGTTTACCGAGAAGGTTTTGGTGAAATAG